The following proteins are encoded in a genomic region of Dehalococcoidales bacterium:
- a CDS encoding DNA recombination protein RmuC, which yields MEYIGVFIGGLFVGALFVLILNRFLKKDTETTFSSLSFDALSRNSAEFLKLANETLSKQTATGAGELESKKKLIDLTLEGIKGNLLKMETLVTDFSKDREKKYGELSSQLKATAEQTGKLQETTNQLHTALASTTMRGQWGERMAEDILRLAGFIEDVNYRKQKTLETTASRPDFTFMLPKNLILNMDVKFPLTNYLNYMNEESESGKQNYKQQFLKDVRQRVKEVTTRDYINPEENTVDYVLVFIPNEQVYYFMHENDSTLIDDALKNKVVVCSPLSLYAILAVIHQAVESFNMEKTSSEMLALFGSFNKQWEAFKSSMEKIGKRIDDAKDEYSRLVSTRTNQLERPLRKIDDLRQQKGIPELSPAEEEQLLNTADERGLLLNPEQDESE from the coding sequence ATGGAGTACATCGGCGTTTTTATTGGAGGTCTATTTGTCGGAGCATTATTTGTATTAATACTCAACAGATTCCTCAAAAAGGATACTGAAACAACATTTTCGTCGCTGTCATTTGATGCGTTAAGTAGAAATTCCGCAGAGTTTCTGAAACTGGCTAATGAAACATTGTCGAAGCAGACTGCTACCGGGGCTGGAGAGCTTGAGAGCAAGAAGAAATTGATTGACCTGACACTTGAAGGCATAAAGGGTAACTTGCTGAAAATGGAAACCCTGGTAACAGATTTCTCTAAAGACCGGGAAAAGAAATATGGCGAGTTAAGCAGTCAATTGAAGGCCACTGCTGAGCAAACCGGGAAGCTCCAGGAAACTACAAACCAGCTTCATACAGCTCTGGCAAGCACAACGATGAGGGGTCAATGGGGCGAGAGAATGGCCGAAGATATATTACGGCTCGCCGGATTCATAGAGGATGTGAATTACAGGAAGCAGAAAACCCTGGAAACAACCGCATCCCGGCCCGACTTCACCTTCATGTTACCAAAAAACCTGATACTCAATATGGATGTGAAGTTCCCTCTAACCAACTACCTGAACTACATGAATGAGGAGTCTGAATCAGGCAAACAGAACTACAAACAGCAGTTCTTGAAGGACGTAAGACAACGTGTGAAGGAGGTGACTACCCGAGATTACATCAATCCCGAGGAAAACACTGTGGACTACGTTCTGGTATTCATTCCTAATGAACAGGTCTACTACTTCATGCACGAAAACGACAGTACCCTTATTGACGACGCACTGAAGAACAAAGTGGTTGTCTGCTCCCCACTATCACTATACGCGATACTGGCCGTTATTCATCAGGCTGTTGAAAGTTTCAACATGGAGAAGACGTCGTCCGAGATGCTGGCGCTGTTCGGGTCTTTCAATAAGCAGTGGGAGGCGTTCAAATCCAGCATGGAGAAGATAGGAAAGCGAATTGACGATGCTAAGGATGAGTATAGCCGTCTAGTGTCGACTCGTACGAACCAGTTGGAGCGGCCGTTAAGGAAGATTGACGACCTCAGGCAGCAAAAAGGAATACCAGAATTGTCCCCGGCAGAAGAAGAACAACTGCTGAATACTGCGGATGAGAGAGGCCTGCTGCTTAACCCCGAGCAAGATGAATCGGAATAG